The Solanum lycopersicum chromosome 9, SLM_r2.1 genome window below encodes:
- the LOC101259784 gene encoding zinc finger protein GAI-ASSOCIATED FACTOR 1-like — translation MSNISGEEGSFSSGEEAHLHTSNNNISSITTSNGSTSQSQQQQPLAKKKRNLPGNPDPNAEVVALSPTTLMATNRFVCEICNKGFQRDQNLQLHRRGHNLPWKLRQRTTAEVKKRVYICPEPTCVHHNPSRALGDLTGIKKHYSRKHGEKKWKCDKCSKKYAVQSDWKAHQKTCGTREYKCDCGTIFSRRDSFITHRAFCDALAEENNKVNQGLMNNNMEHNMHSGQMHEIMSSNASLGLSEFNNFDPKNSLKALPQELLPIPFKSMTNNMAPGGMFSTTSGNLFGNSPRSVASSSSGLQLSSNIPSNFNYLQDNGKNRVAQGQGQLSSVPMSATALLQKAAQMGATASSSINSPMMQKSFVTSAMAGPDISITRPSPNYDNFQMQQDGNNHQSQSQNQNLAAVINDMGIYSGILMSNDQNNDGGYIKNVTEVLDRDNHNHSTNDRVRNQTMMVQNGSNDMLTVDFLGIGGASRAPISNLQEQRRFEAAINQQRLQASSSFHHQQNINHNSGLEKPIWDV, via the exons atgtcaaatattTCTGGTGAAGAAGGGAGTTTTTCTTCAGGAGAAGAAGCTCATTTGCAcacttcaaataataatatttcttctATTACTACTAGCAATGGTTCCACCTCACAAtcccaacaacaacaaccacttgctaagaagaaaagaaatcttCCTGGAAATCCTG ATCCCAATGCAGAAGTCGTTGCCCTATCACCAACCACCCTCATGGCCACGAATCGATTCGTGTGTGAGATTTGCAACAAGGGATTCCAAAGGGACCAAAATTTGCAATTACATAGGAGGGGACACAATCTTCCTTGGAAGCTAAGGCAAAGAACAACCGCGGAAGTGAAAAAGCGCGTTTATATATGTCCAGAGCCAACTTGCGTGCACCACAATCCATCTCGTGCATTAGGTGATCTTACAGGTATTAAAAAACATTATAGTCGTAaacatggagaaaaaaaatggaaatgtgataaatgttcaaaaaaatATGCTGTGCAATCTGATTGGAAGGCTCATCAAAAGACATGTGGAACAAGAGAATACAAATGTGACTGTGGTACCATTTTTTCtag GAGGGACAGCTTTATCACACATAGAGCTTTTTGTGATGCATTGGCTGAAGAAAACAACAAAGTGAACCAAGGTTTAATGAACAACAATATGGAACACAATATGCACAGTGGCCAAATGCATGAGATCATGTCATCCAATGCCTCTTTAGGTTTATctgaatttaataattttgatccCAAAAATTCACTAAAAGCACTCCCTCAAGAACTTCTCCCCATTCCATTCAAGTCCATGACCAATAATATGGCTCCAGGTGGCATGTTCTCAACTACTTCAG GTAACCTATTTGGTAATAGTCCAAGAAGTGTAGCTTCATCATCTTCCGGACTTCAACTTAGCTCAAATATCCCATCAAATTTCAATTATCTACAAGATAACGGTAAAAATAGGGTGGCTCAAGGACAAGGCCAATTGTCATCAGTTCCAATGTCAGCTACAGCGCTTTTGCAAAAAGCGGCCCAAATGGGGGCCACAGCTAGTAGTAGCATAAATTCCCCAATGATGCAAAAGAGTTTTGTAACAAGTGCTATGGCTGGTCCTGATATTAGCATAACAAGACCATCACCTAATTATGACAATTTCCAAATGCAACAAGACGGTAACAATCATCAGAGTCAGAGTCAGAATCAGAATTTAGCAGCAGTGATAAATGACATGGGAATTTATAGCGGGATACTAATGAGCAATGATCAAAACAACGATGGGGGATACATAAAAAATGTTACAGAAGTACTTGATCGCgataatcataatcatagtaCAAATGACAGAGTTAGAAACCAGACTATGATGGTGCAGAACGGATCAAATGACATGTTGACAGTCGATTTTTTAGGTATTGGAGGAGCTTCAAGGGCACCAATTAGTAATTTGCAGGAACAACGAAGATTCGAAGCAGCTATAAATCAACAGAGGTTGCAAGcttcttcttcatttcatcatcaacaaaatattaatcataattcGGGTTTGGAAAAGCCCATATGGGATGTTTGA
- the LOC101259484 gene encoding potassium transporter 5-like encodes MSSNEQNQDILQQEGKNFSGKTLKRHDSLELESSKVPGVKKALEWSVILKLAFQSIGVVYGDIGTSPLFVFATVFPNGVKLEDDILGALSLIFYTITLIPLIKYVFIVLQANDNGDGGTFALYSLICRYSKVGLIPSQQPEDKDVSTFKLDLPDRRTRRASKLKSKLENSNFAKFFMLIATMLGTSMVIGDGILTPCIAVLSAVGGLKAAAPSVFTEGRLIWIAVAILILLFMFQRFGTENVGNTFASILSLWFIFIAGIGIYNMVKYDPTVIRALNPKYIIDYFKRNKKNAWISLGGVVMSITGGEALFADVGHFSVLSIQISMCCVTYPALILAYLGQAAFLMKNIDDVADTFYKSIPHSLYWPVFIVAVLAAIIASQALISGTFSIIQQSLALGCFPRVKVVHTSAKHHGQVYIPEINNLLMLSCVIVTLTFRTTEKISNAYGIAVVFVMVLTSCFLVLVMIMIWKTNILFVIIYVLIIGTVELIYISSVLYKFDQGGYLPLAFALFLMCIMYVWNYVYRKKYHFELEHKISPLKVKETVDETNYHRLPGLAIFYSELVHGIPPIFKHYVDNVPALHSVLVFVSVKSLPINKVPVEERFLFRRVKPCDLYVFRCVV; translated from the exons ATGTCAAGCAATGAGCAAAATCAAGACATTCTTcaacaagaaggaaaaaatttTTCTGGCAAAACGTTAAAACGACATGACTCCTTAGAGTTGGAATCTAGCAAGGTCCCTGGGGTCAAAAAG GCATTAGAGTGGTCAGTGATACTGAAATTGGCGTTTCAGAGCATAGGGGTGGTGTATGGAGATATTGGAACGTCACCATTGTTCGTGTTTGCGACAGTTTTCCCAAATGGTGTGAAATTGGAAGACGATATACTTGGAGCATTATCTCTTATCTTTTACACTATCACCTTGATCCCTCTCATCAAATACGTCTTCATTGTTCTTCAAGCTAATGACAACGGAGATG GAGGTACATTTGCTTTATATTCATTGATATGTCGATATTCTAAGGTGGGATTGATTCCGAGTCAACAACCTGAAGACAAAGATGTGTCGACTTTTAAACTTGATTTGCCAGATAGACGAACACGTAGAGCTTCAAAGCTCAAGTCAAAGCTAGAAAACAGCAATTTTGCTAAGTTTTTTATGCTAATTGCCACAATGCTTGGTACTTCCATGGTTATTGGGGATGGCATCCTCACTCCTTGCATTGCAG TTTTGTCTGCTGTTGGAGGACTCAAAGCAGCAGCTCCCTCCGTCTTCACCGAAG GACGACTTATTTGGATTGCAGTAGCCATCTTGatattgttgtttatgtttcaaAGATTCGGAACGGAAAATGTTGGCAACACTTTTGCGTCTATACTTAGTTTGTGGTTCATTTTCATAGCTGGTATTGGCATTTACAACATGGTGAAGTACGATCCAACTGTTATAAGAGCTCTTAATCCTAAATACATCATAGATTACTTcaagagaaacaaaaagaatGCTTGGATTTCTCTTGGTGGCGTAGTTATGTCCATAACAG GAGGCGAAGCACTATTTGCAGATGTTGGTCATTTTAGTGTTCTATCTATACAGATTAGTATGTGTTGTGTGACATATCCAGCCCTCATATTAGCGTATCTCGGTCAGGCTGCATTTTTAATGAAGAACATTGACGATGTTGCTGATACTTTCTACAAGTCCATACCTC ATAGTTTATATTGGCCAGTATTTATCGTGGCAGTGTTAGCTGCCATCATAGCAAGTCAAGCCTTGATTTCGGGAACTTTCTCTATAATCCAGCAATCCCTGGCGTTAGGATGTTTTCCTCGTGTTAAAGTTGTGCATACATCAGCCAAACATCACGGACAAGTCTACATTCCTGAAATCAATAACCTTCTCATGTTGTCTTGTGTCATTGTCACTCTTACATTCAGGACTACTGAAAAGATTAGCAACGCGTATG GAATAGCTGTGGTGTTTGTGATGGTACTAACATCGTGCTTTCTCGTGCTGGTTATGATCATGATTTGGAAAACTAACATTCTTTTTGTAATCATCTATGTTCTAATCATTGGCACGGTTGAGCTCATCTACATAAGCTCCGTTCTTTACAAGTTCGATCAAGGTGGTTACCTTCCACTGGCTTTCGCTCTGTTCCTAATGTGTATCATGTACGTATGGAACTATGTGTATCGAAAGAAGTATCATTTCGAGCTAGAACACAAGATATCTCCCTTGAAAGTTAAAGAAACAGTAGATGAAACAAATTACCATCGCCTACCTGGCCTTGCAATTTTCTATTCTGAACTTGTCCATGGAATTCCACCAATCTTCAAGCATTATGTGGACAATGTGCCCGCGTTACACTCAGTCCTCGTGTTTGTTTCTGTTAAATCACTTCCTATAAACAAAGTTCCTGTAGAAGAACGGTTCCTCTTCCGGAGAGTGAAGCCATGTGATCTCTACGTGTTTCGATGTGTGGTGTGA